DNA from Bradyrhizobium diazoefficiens USDA 110:
TTGGCGCAGCAGAACGCCGCCGTCACCGCATTGCCGCCGAAAGAGACCGCGTAGTCGGTCGCCACGTGCTTCTCGTCGCCGGTCGGCATGTGGTCGGTGAGGAAGACGACGTCGATATAGGTCTGTCCGATAAAGAGAGCCTGCATTGGTTGTCCGTGATGCGCTGGGTGGTCCCGGCCGGCTGCTTACCTTAGCACCGCTTCGGCGGGAGCCAAAAATATTCGCAGAGCCAAAATATTTGCAGAGTCATGGCGATAGGCGCTTGAGGTCGGTATGGGGCCGGAATACGACCGTGGCAGGGCCAGCGTTGCCCGGGCAGAGCCGACGCCCCCAGGACGTTCGGTTCCGGCTCCGTCGGGAGGGAGGGAACATGATCACCGGCCTCGATCACGTCGTCGCTTTGGTCAGGGATATCGGTGCAGCCAAGGCGGCCTATCAGACGCTGCTCGGCCGCGCGCCGGCCTGGCAGAACTCGGGTGAGGGGGCCGACCGGGTGCTGTTCACTCTCGAGAACATGACGATCGAATTGATGGCGCCGAGCGGTTTCAGCGTGACCGCCGACCGGATGCGCGCGTTGCTCGACGACCAAGAGGGCGTGCTCGCCAGCCTGTGCTTTCGTGTCGCAGACATGAGCAGGATGCACCGGCGGCTGGAGCGGGTGGCCCTGAAGCCGGATCCGGTTGCCGAGGTCGAAAGCAGCGATTCTGAATCCGATGCCGTCCTGCATTGGAAACGCACGCGCGCCGCCACCGAACTCACGCGCGGCGTGCGGATGTTCTTCCTCGAGCTTGCCGAGGAGCGCCCCAGATCGGTCGCGACCGACATCGCGCCGATCGACGCGCTCGACCACGTC
Protein-coding regions in this window:
- a CDS encoding VOC family protein: MITGLDHVVALVRDIGAAKAAYQTLLGRAPAWQNSGEGADRVLFTLENMTIELMAPSGFSVTADRMRALLDDQEGVLASLCFRVADMSRMHRRLERVALKPDPVAEVESSDSESDAVLHWKRTRAATELTRGVRMFFLELAEERPRSVATDIAPIDALDHVVITTEDSERAAALYGARLGLDLALDRSHQDWGQLMFFRCGDLIVEVVRRPVAGGDLAHDRLWGLSWRVADIDATRARLIASGLDVTEVRNGRKPGTRIMTVRNGTCGIQTVLLERSPKPAD